From Sporichthya brevicatena, the proteins below share one genomic window:
- the lgt gene encoding prolipoprotein diacylglyceryl transferase encodes MIGQPVILASIPSPSQGVWHLGGFPLRGYALCIVVGILMAIVVGDRRLVARGGKPGQIADVAMWAVPFGIVGGRIYHVITTPDDYFGDGGKPFDAVKIWEGGLGIWGAIALGAVGAWIGARQAGLAWPPIADSVVPGVALAQAAGRWGNWFNQELYGKPTDLPWALEIDPENRPRATPDAATYHPTFLYESLWCIGVAVLLIWADRRFNLGRGQVFALYVAAYCTGRVWIEALRVDEAHHILGMRLNDWTSILLFLAAVVFLVISRRRGDSREPSPYRVGHTPASDSATSDSATSDSPAADER; translated from the coding sequence GTGATCGGTCAGCCGGTGATCCTCGCCTCGATCCCCAGCCCGTCCCAGGGTGTCTGGCACCTCGGGGGGTTCCCGCTCCGCGGCTACGCGCTCTGCATCGTCGTCGGGATCCTGATGGCGATCGTCGTCGGCGACCGCCGCCTCGTGGCCCGCGGCGGGAAGCCCGGCCAGATCGCGGACGTCGCCATGTGGGCCGTGCCCTTCGGCATCGTCGGTGGCCGGATCTACCACGTGATCACGACGCCCGACGACTACTTCGGCGACGGCGGGAAGCCGTTCGACGCCGTCAAGATCTGGGAGGGCGGCCTCGGGATCTGGGGGGCGATCGCGCTCGGCGCGGTCGGCGCCTGGATCGGCGCCCGCCAGGCCGGGCTCGCGTGGCCGCCGATCGCGGACTCCGTCGTCCCCGGTGTCGCCCTCGCCCAGGCCGCGGGCCGGTGGGGAAACTGGTTCAACCAGGAGCTCTACGGCAAGCCCACCGACCTGCCCTGGGCGCTGGAGATCGACCCGGAGAACCGGCCCCGCGCCACCCCGGACGCCGCGACCTACCACCCGACCTTCCTCTACGAGTCGCTGTGGTGCATCGGCGTCGCGGTGCTCCTGATCTGGGCCGACCGCCGGTTCAACCTCGGCCGCGGCCAGGTCTTCGCCCTCTACGTCGCGGCCTACTGCACCGGCCGGGTCTGGATCGAGGCCCTCCGGGTCGACGAGGCGCACCACATCCTCGGGATGCGCCTGAACGACTGGACCTCGATCCTGCTGTTCCTCGCCGCCGTCGTCTTCCTCGTGATCTCCCGCCGCCGCGGCGACTCTCGCGAACCCAGTCCGTACCGGGTCGGGCACACCCCGGCGAGCGACAGCGCGACCTCCGACAGCGCGACCTCCGACAGCCCGGCGGCGGACGAGCGGTGA
- the trpA gene encoding tryptophan synthase subunit alpha produces MSRVAEAFAKATAENRAALVGYLPAGFPTQQGGIDALTAMVGAGVDVVEVGLPYSDPVLDGPTIQQAADRALAGGTRIKDVLATVEAVAATGAATVVMTYWNPVLRYGVERFAADLAAAGGAGLITPDLTPDSGADWLAASDARDLDRIFLVAPSSSPERTAMTVKACRGFVYATAVMGVTGAREQTSEAAPPLVARIKTIMRENGVELPVGVGLGVSNGTQAAEVASYADGVIVGSAFVRRLLDAPDVATGVAGCAELAADLAAGVRARR; encoded by the coding sequence CGGGCTTCCCGACCCAGCAGGGCGGGATCGACGCGCTCACCGCGATGGTGGGCGCCGGCGTCGACGTCGTCGAGGTCGGGCTGCCCTACAGCGATCCGGTGCTCGACGGCCCGACGATCCAGCAGGCCGCGGACCGCGCCCTCGCCGGGGGCACCCGGATCAAGGACGTGCTCGCGACCGTCGAGGCCGTCGCGGCCACCGGGGCGGCGACCGTCGTCATGACCTACTGGAACCCGGTGCTGCGCTACGGGGTCGAGCGGTTCGCCGCGGACCTCGCCGCCGCCGGGGGAGCGGGCCTGATCACCCCGGACCTGACGCCGGACTCAGGTGCGGACTGGCTCGCCGCCTCCGACGCCCGCGACCTCGACCGGATCTTCCTCGTCGCGCCCTCGTCCTCGCCGGAGCGCACCGCGATGACGGTGAAGGCCTGCCGCGGATTCGTCTACGCCACCGCGGTCATGGGCGTCACCGGTGCTCGCGAGCAGACCTCCGAGGCCGCCCCGCCGCTGGTCGCGCGGATCAAGACGATCATGCGGGAGAACGGCGTCGAGCTCCCCGTCGGTGTCGGGCTCGGCGTCTCCAACGGGACGCAGGCCGCCGAGGTCGCGAGCTACGCCGACGGCGTCATCGTCGGCTCGGCGTTCGTACGCCGTCTGCTCGACGCGCCCGACGTCGCGACCGGCGTCGCCGGCTGCGCGGAGTTGGCCGCCGACCTCGCCGCGGGTGTCCGCGCCCGGCGGTGA